Within Claveliimonas bilis, the genomic segment AAAGCAGTCGTCATGCAGCCTGTTCCTGTTACTCTGGAGAGCATTGGATGACCGTTATGGATCTTCACCAGTTCTGTTCCGTCCGTAATGACATCCACCGCTCCAGTCAGGGCTGCCGTACATCCCAGTCTGGCAGCCGCCTCTCTTGCCGCCTGCGCCGCATCATTTCCAGTATCCCTGTCAGAGCTGTCTACTCCCTTTGTAGATGACGGCAGTCCTGCCACATAGGACAGCTCCGAGAGATTTCCACGGATAACAGAAAAACGGATTTGCCGGGTCAGTTCTCTTACCGTATCGTTCCGAAGCAGAGACGCTCCCGCCCCTACCGGATCCAGAACAACCGGTATCCCGCACTCGTTGGCTTTTTCCCCTGCAAGGATCATCGATTCTATGGTCCGGTGATTTAAGGTTCCGATATTCAGTACCAGAGCCGAGGAAATTGCTGTAATATCCGCAGTCTCTTTCTCGTCATCTGCCATGATGGGGGAAGCGCCGATGGCCAGCGTCACATTAGCACAGTCGTTGACCGTCACATAGTTGGTAATATTATGTATCAGAGGCGAACGGCTCCTTACCTCAGTAAGAAGCGCCGCCGCCTTTTCTGTCATATTCATATCTGTTCCCCTTCTCTTTCTTGCGGATCAGTTAAGAAACGCCTCTACAATGACTCCTTCCGCTTCCTCCTCAGTCATTCCGAATGTCCGAAGCTTGATCAGCTGTTCATTGTTGATCCTTCCGATAGCCGCCTCATGGATGATCGCTGCATCCAGATGGCGGGCATCAATTTCCGGAATGGACTGTACTCTGGCGTGATCCATAATAATGGAATCACACTGGATATGTGCCTGGCATTTGGCTTCTCCGACAGCCCTTGGATGAAATACCTGCACAGAACCGCCCTTTGCCACAGACCGGGAAATAATCTGGGCAGAGCTTCCTTCTCCCTTCATATAGACGGCCATATTGGATTCCGCTTTCTGTTCGTCGTGAGTCATCAGCTTTTCCAAAACATAAAGACGTGCTCCTGCCCCCATTGTCACTTCTGTCTCACGCTGTGTAGAATCCACTCCTTTGATCTGCACTGTATCTAATGTAAAAACAGAATCTTCTTCCATATAAATCTTTGTCACCGGATTGAGCACTCTTGCTCCGGTTCCTTCCCCTTCGCCGTAATGCTTCTCCTCATAACGTACATTCGCACCCTTTCCTACGTGAAATGCGTGGATGCCGTCGTGCCGTGTTTCATTGCATCCGCTGTTATGGATCCCGCATCCGGCCACGATAGTCACATCTGCGCCGTCTGCAATATAGAAATCATTGTACACAATATCTACCATTCCGGACGTACTTACAACAACAGGGATATGCACCTGCTCCCCTTTTGCAGAACCGTCAATATAGACATCTATTCCAGGTTTATCCTCTTTCCTTTTGATCTTAATGTGTTCTGTATCTCCGTGACAGAGCGACACTCCGTTTTCCCGGAGATTGTAGGCTCCCTCCTGCTTAAATCCGGAACTGCTGTCTATCTGTTTCAGTACTTTTTCTGTAATCTTATCCAACAATGTCATTTCCATCTGCTCCCTTCTTTCGTCTGCCTTAACGGATCCTTTACATTTCCTGTTCCATGCAGGCACAACCGGCTCCATCTGTCAAAAGTGTCGGAAGAACTTCTTCTCTTGGCCCGATCTTTTTGATCGTTCCATCTTCAATCACCATGATCCTGTCTGCCATCCGTATAATTCTCTCCTGATGGGAAATCAGCATCAGCATTTGATCTTTCTTTTTATGGATTCTCTCAAACTGCTGTACAAGCATGGAAAAGCTCCAAAGATCAATGCCGGCCTCCGGCTCGTCAAAAATACAGAGCTTATGACTTTTTGCAAGCACTGTCGCGATCTCCAGACGTTTCATCTCTCCTCCGGACAAAGTCCCGTCAATTTCCCGGTTCAGATATTCTTTCGCGCACAGTCCCACTCCACTTAACATTTTACAGCAAACGTGCTCCGGCAATGTCTCGCCTGCCGCCAAAGAAAGAAGTTTATTTACCGTCATCCCCTTAAATCTTGGCGGCTGCTGAAAAGCAAATCCGATTCCCGCTTTGGCACGATGATCGATATCGTATTCGGAAATATCCTCGCCATCCAGAAGGATCTGTCCCGCGTCCGCTTTCTCAATCCCCATCAGAACCTTGGCAAGCGTAGATTTTCCTCCGCCGTTCGGGCCTGTGATCACCAGCATCTCTCCATTCTCCACTGTGAAACTGATGTCCTTTACAATGCTCCTCTCTACGCCATTTTCATTGACCTTAAATGTTAAGTTCTTTACTTCCAGCATATCTGTATTCCTCTCCTTCTTCCACCGTTTTCCAGGTAAAACTTCCATTCTCAAGTATCATATAGCTGTGCGGACTGTTCTCCTTCGGAATAGATACGGAACCCGGATTGATGTAGTATTTCCCGCCAAATTCTTCCAATACCGGCACGTGAGTGTGGCCGTGCAGGAGAATATCTCCTCTTTTCAGCATGGGAGGATTCTTTACATTATGCTGATGTCCGTGAGTGGCAAAGATCATTCTGCCCTCATCATACAGAATACAATACTCTGCAAGAATGGGAAATTCCAGCACCATCTGATCCACCTCTGTGTCGCAGTTTCCTCTGACACAGAGAATTTCTTCTTTTATTTCGTTCAGCATAGCAAGTACTTCCTTGGGAGCATAATCCCTGGGCAGGTCATTTCTCGGGCCATGATAGAGGATATCACCGAGAAGAAGCAGCTTGTCCGCTTTTTCCTCACGGTACCGTTCCAACAAAAGCCTGCAGTAATACGCGCTGCCATGTATATCTGATGCAATCAGAATCTTCATAATATGATCGTCCTTTCCTGTTTGCTGTTTTACTGTGACTTTTAATTTTAACATATATCTCTCTTTTTTTCACCCGTTTTCCCGGGAAAAATTATCTGTTATGAATTTTTCATCACTACACTTTCCACTACATCTGCAATATGCTCGCATTCATCTGCACATTTCTCCAGATAAGTATAAATTTCCCTCCAGGCAATCACATCCCTCACATCATTTTCTTCTGTGTGAAGCCTTCTCATACTGTCAATATATGCTTTATCTGTCTGCTCCTCATAGAAATTGATCTGTATAATACTTTCTTTTAATTTTTTGGAATGCCTGAAATCTGCAAACTCCTGTAAAAGGCAGCGCACCTCCTCGCTGCACTTGATAATGAGATCCAGCATTTTCAACGCGTCTTCCCTTATCTCTCTGATATTGTTGATGTAAATCCTGATAAAGACTTCTTCAATCTTATCCGTCAGCTCATCAATATTATAGCTAAGAGAGACAATATCTTCTCTCTCGATCGGTGTGATAAACGCTTTTGCCAGCTTGTCCGTCATCTGATGTTTTTTTTCATCTGCCTCATGCTCTATAGCATGAAGAAGATCCAGATTTTTCTCCATCTCATCCGACCGGAAATCTGTTAAAGTTTCCTTCAGAAAATGTGCCGCCCTGCAGGAAAGCTCCGTACACTCTATAAAATTTTCAAAATAAAATAAATCCTGTTTCTTTGACATTTTTCTTCTCCTTATCTGCTTCTTCTATAAAATCACCATAAATAGTTTTGCCATTATAAAGCTGATCAAGCCGCATCCCGGGAAGGTAAATACCCAGGTCAGCATCATCTCCTTTACAATATTGAAATTAATGGCAGACAGACGTTTTACTGCGCCCACACCCATAATCGCACTTGTTTTTGTGTGGGTCGTGGATACCGGGATTCCAAACAGACTGGAATACAAAAGACACAGCGCCCCTGCAAGGTCTGCCGAAAAGCCCTGGTATCTGTCCAGCTTCACCATATCCATTCCTACTGATTTAATAATTTTCTCTCCGCCTACACTTGTTCCCATTGCCATAACAATACTGCAAAGGAGCATAAGCCACACCGGTATCTCCATCCCGCTTACCGATGAACTGCCATTGTAAAACGCAATCCCCAGAAACAGAACACCGATAAACTTCTGTCCGTCTTGCGCCCCGTGCATAAAGCTCATGGCTGCAGCTCCTACAATCTGTGCGCCGCCGAAAAAACGATTTGCCCGGCTTCTTTCCATATTCCGGAACAATACCGTGATCAGTCTGCATATGATCCACCCTGTAGCAAATCCCAAAGCAAGACTGAGTACCAGACCGTATATGACCTTGATCCACTCTGCACCGTTGATCCCTTCCACTCCATGGTGAATGGCGATCGCCGCACCTGAAAGTCCGGCAATCAGACTGTGGCTTTCACTGGTAGGTATACCGAAACAGGAAGCTCCCACACTATATATCACTATAGACAAAAGTGCAGCACACAGCCCGATGAGAGCCTCATGAGTCTGGTTACCGAAATCCACCATATTACTGATCGTTGATGCTACTGAACTGTTGATCTGGGTCATCACAAATACCCCAAGAAAATTAAAAAATGCACTCATCCATATCGCTGTCCTTGCCCGAAGACACCGGGTTGCCACACAGGTTGCGATCGCATTGGGAGCATCTGTCCAGCCATTTACAAAAATAACTCCTAATGTAAGCAGTATCGTCACTGCCAGCACAGGACTTCCTGTGATTCCCGTCCAGAAGTATCCAAATGAAATTTCCATATTTTCCCCTTCCAATTACATTTATATATTTCTCTCAAAGTTGTTAATATTATCAACTTTCCCGATTACTACAATAATATCTGACTCATCCAGTCGATATTCCGGCTCAAATTCAATGATTGTTTTATTTTCTCTCTCAATCGCAATAATATTCAATCCGTGCTTCTGACGCAGCTTTATCTCTTCTATACTGCGGCCTGCCAGTTTTCCGGAAATCCTGATCTGGCGAATCTCCACACTGTCATCCAGAGAAACATACTCCAAAAAATTACCTGACAAAAGTCTTCTCCCCAGACGAAGCGCCATATCTCTTTCCGGGTATACTACTTCAGCCCCCAATTTCTTCAATACCGCTCCCTGTTCTGCTGAAAGAGCCTTTGCGATCACACGAGGCACACCCATTTCAATGACACTCATTGTAGTCAGGACGCTGACATCTACTTTTTCTCCGATGCAGACAATTACCACATCACAATTCTGGATCCCCGCCTCTTCCAGAGTTTCCATGCTAAGATCATCCGATACAAACGCATACTCTGTATATTGCCTCATCTCTCTGATCGTACTTTCTTCTCTGTCGATCACGATCACTTCATTATCCGACTGCGCCAGTGTAACAGCCAGAGCTGTTCCAAACCGTCCCAGTCCGATCACTCCATATGTAGCTGTTGTTTTTCTTTTCTTCATCATCCGCCTTGATTCCTTTCTACTTTATTTCTGCCTTTCCCAATCTCTTTATCCGATAGCAATGCTTTCTTCGGAATAGCGTATTGCAGATTCCGGACGACTGATCCACATAGTCAGTAAGGTGAATGCTCCCAGTCTTCCGATAAACATGACCGAAATGATCACCAGCTTGCCCGCCGTACAAAGTTCCGGCGTAATGCCAGTGGACAGACCCACTGTACCGAAAGCGGAAACTACCTCAAAAAATATCTGGATAAAGCTGCAGTCCGGTTCCAATATGCACATGAAAAATGTAGCGATGCAGACAACTGTTATAGACAGAACGGTGATCATACATGCTTTAGAAACGTTTTTCTGAGAGATTTCTCTGTGAAAAGCGCTGACATTTCGTTTCGTACATGCACTTCTTGCTGCCTGTATCATAACAAAAAACGTACTGGTTTTTATTCCTCCTCCTGTCGATCCCGGAGAGGCCCCTATAAACATAAGGATACAAAGTACAAACAAGCCTGCATTGCTGAAAGTACCGATAGGATACGTAGAAAAGCCTGCTGTCCTCGCCGAAACGCTCTGAAAAAACGCTCCAAGCCATGAAATATCTTCTGTCCACTTTAAAAGAAACATTCCTGCCGCCACCAACACTGCACTGGTAACAATCACGATCTTGGAATGAAATGATAATAGTTTAAAACGGCGATGCCGCCCAATATCCAAGATTACAAGGAAGCCGAGCCCTCCTGCCAGGATCAGAAAACTGGTAGTGAAATTCAGCAGAATATTTTCCTGATAAGGAATCAGATTTCTTAATCCTCCCAAAATATCAAATCCGGAATTATTAAAGGCAGCCACTGAATGAAAAATGCTGATCCCGGCTGCATGAAGCGGTTCATAATCCCGTGAAAAGACAAGAAAACTAAGCAGCGCTCCCACCGCTTCAAAACTCACTGTCATAAACAGCACCGCCTTAACCAAACGTACGATCCCCCGATAATTATCAATATTCAAAGCTTCCTTTACCAAAAGCCTGCTCTTGATACTCACTCGTTTGCCGGCAGCCAGCATCAGACCTACACCTACGGAACTTACGCCCAGACCTCCTATCTGGATCAGAACGGCCACAAGCCCCTGTCCGAATGCCGTAAAATGATCCGCCGTATCTATAGCGATCAGTCCGGTCACGCAGACTGCACTGGTAGATGTAAACAAAGCGTCAATAAAAGAAACTTCTGCCCCGCTTCTGACAGAAAACGGCATACAAAGAAGCAGCGCCCCGACAAGGATCACCGCTGCAAAGCCTGCAGTAATAAGGCGGCCCGGAGGCTGCCGCCGAAAAAAACTGTCATTATTCAATTTTCCACCTGCTTTCTTTTTGAAACATACGCAATATACTTCGATCAAATGAAAGCAGCGCGTTTTTTTCCGTCTTTTTTCTGTTGGATAACTAAATCGCACAAGAAACGTGCCAAAGGATAAAAATAAGACTGCAAATATGCTCCATAAACTTTTTTCAGAAAAGCCCACGCAAAAAAGACTGCTGATGCAAAGAAAATCAGACAGAATAATACAGATATTTTAGATAAACCGGCCTTCATTCTCCGGCCGCACTCTACCTTAAGAACCGCCTGGTGCTGCAGAAAATCCCAGGAATCCATACTCTGAAAATCAATATGCTTTCCTGTCTTTGAGGCAACAACCTCCTGTTTCTGTTCATCCGCCACCGAATATTCCAGGCTCTGTACCGGAATTTCCAAGGACACAAAAACACTAATATATATCATACATAAGGCAAGAATTATCTTACAAAATCTGCTATACATTTCACTCTCTCCCGGCTGGAAGGCTTTTTGTTTCACAGGGAAACCTTGCTGCGAACTTTCCTCTCAAATAAAAAATGCGGATGACAGGAATCGAACCTGCACACCGAAGTACTAGATCCTAAGTCTAGCGCGTCTGCCAGTTCCGCCACATCCGCATAATAATAAAAGTTTCTATATAGCAAACCGCTAAAGCCTGCAGATAATAGTTTACGCACCCATCCATCCTTTGTCAAGTAATAATTTGATTTAGATTTAACATAATTTAATTTATATTTACCCAGGCAACTGAGAGGGACAGCTTTCTTCCCGAAGGTTAACGCCGCACGTTCAAAAAACAGCGGAAAGCCTTTCGATTGGCTTTCCGCTGTTTTTTAATAATGAGCGTGCGGGGATTCGAACCCCGGACAACTTGATTAAAAGTCAAGTGCTCTACCACCTGAGCTACACGCCCGTATAAAACTGGGCTAGTTGGATTCGAACCAACGAATGCAGGAGTCAAAGTCCTGTGCCTTACCGCTTGGCGATAGCCCAATAGCCCTTTCGGGTTAAGGTGGATACAGGGATTCGAACCCTGGGCCTCCAGAGCCACAATCTGGCGCGCTAACCAACTGCGCTATACCCACCATATCCTATGTTCTCCATCTGCCAGACCTGATCCAAGACAATATGGACTGACTCGGCGCTGAGATTATATGATCAGATCATATCTCTCATAACCTGTCCGCACTTCGCCGTTTCCAATCTTACTCTGCCTTTGGCTCGTCTTGATGGACGGCTTATGGTCGATCAGACAAAAGTCTGATCCAGCGAGCCTGGGGGGATTCGAACCCTCGACCTACGGCTTAGAAGGCCGTTGCTCTATCCAGCTGAGCTACAGACTCATTTTTCTCAAAGCACTTCAGGGCTTTAAGAAAGCGGGTGATGGGAATCGAACCCACGTATCTAGCTTGGAAGGCTAGTGTTCTACCATTGAACTACACCCGCATAAATATCGGGGTGACAGGATTTGAACCTGCGACCTCCTGGTCCCAAACCAGGCGCTCTAGCCAAGCTGAGCCACACCCCGATGTCTATTTTATTCTGCTCACTTACGTGGCACAAGAATGATTATATATGAACAAGTAATAATTGTCAACAATTTTTTTTAGTTTTTTATCACAAGCATATTTTCAGTTCTTTTTCCGCTTCCGGGCGAAAAAACACTCTCTTTCCATAGCTGCTAAGAGATCCCCAAAACCTTGTAGCCCGCCTTTTCCACTGTGTTTTTCAAAACTTCTTCCGCAACTTCCCGGTCATAGGAAATGACTGCTCTGCCTTTGGACAGGCTGACATCAGCCCGGACGCCGTCAATCTGGTTTAATGCTTTCGTCACGCTCATCGCACAATGTTCACAATGCATTCCGGTAATTTCTATTGTCTTTTTTCCAATCACCGGACCGTCCAGCTTCTTCTTTTTCATCTTAGCAGCAGAGCAGCTTCCTCCCGCCGGGCATCCGACACATTTCACACCGTTTCTTTTCGCTTTGATCAGATACGAAACCGCGCTGCCGATAACAACCGCCAGAATAATGATCACAATAATATTCGTCATAAATGTCATCCTTTCCTTTTTCAATGTCAAGCGGCGGACAAATCTCCTTGCCCACCGCTATCATTATGCCACTTATTTGGCTACATGCAAACTGTATTCTCCCACAAACTCTCTGTCTGACCGGCGAATCCTCCATATAATGATTGCCGCAAACACGAGAACTGCGATCAAACCTGGAATAAATGCGGTTCCCAGAGAACCGGTCGTTACCAGCGTACCGATCTGATATACAAGGAACGCTACTGTATAACCGGTTGCAAGCTGAAGACAAATACCGCCAAACAGCCATTTCCCGCTCTTCATCTCCGAGTTCATTGCCCCCAGAGCAGCAAAGCAGGGCGGCGTATATAAGTTGAACATCAGATAAGCAAGGGCTGCCACTTTTGTAAGTCCCATGATCGTCGCTACTTCGTTTCCACTTCCGACCAGGGCCAATTCTTCTGTATCGATCAGATTTGTAACACCATAGACAACTGCCAGAGTACCTACTACATTTTCCTTTGCAATAAATCCTGTGATAGCTGCCGCTGCAAGCTGCCACACCCCAAATCCAAGAGGAATGAACAGAACTGCAAACGGATGCGCAATACTTGCAAGAATAGAAGTATCTGCCGCTCCTTCCTCAACAACCTGGAACTGCCAGTTAAATGTCTGCATGATCTGTACCACTGTATTGCACACTAAAATAATTGTTCCGGCTTTTATAATATATGCTTTGCCACGCTCAAGCATAGAAATACATGCTCTCTTCAGGCTGGGAATTTTATATTCCGGCAGCTCGATGATAAAGAATGATTTCCGGTATTTCTGCCCTGTAATCCTCTTAAC encodes:
- the thiM gene encoding hydroxyethylthiazole kinase, which encodes MNMTEKAAALLTEVRSRSPLIHNITNYVTVNDCANVTLAIGASPIMADDEKETADITAISSALVLNIGTLNHRTIESMILAGEKANECGIPVVLDPVGAGASLLRNDTVRELTRQIRFSVIRGNLSELSYVAGLPSSTKGVDSSDRDTGNDAAQAAREAAARLGCTAALTGAVDVITDGTELVKIHNGHPMLSRVTGTGCMTTALVGAFLGAGGDPFTAAASGVAAMGIAGELAFREAGEKGTGSFHMAVIDALSRLDEKTVKEMARFEETGN
- a CDS encoding SufB/SufD family protein, which translates into the protein MTLLDKITEKVLKQIDSSSGFKQEGAYNLRENGVSLCHGDTEHIKIKRKEDKPGIDVYIDGSAKGEQVHIPVVVSTSGMVDIVYNDFYIADGADVTIVAGCGIHNSGCNETRHDGIHAFHVGKGANVRYEEKHYGEGEGTGARVLNPVTKIYMEEDSVFTLDTVQIKGVDSTQRETEVTMGAGARLYVLEKLMTHDEQKAESNMAVYMKGEGSSAQIISRSVAKGGSVQVFHPRAVGEAKCQAHIQCDSIIMDHARVQSIPEIDARHLDAAIIHEAAIGRINNEQLIKLRTFGMTEEEAEGVIVEAFLN
- a CDS encoding ABC transporter ATP-binding protein, whose protein sequence is MLEVKNLTFKVNENGVERSIVKDISFTVENGEMLVITGPNGGGKSTLAKVLMGIEKADAGQILLDGEDISEYDIDHRAKAGIGFAFQQPPRFKGMTVNKLLSLAAGETLPEHVCCKMLSGVGLCAKEYLNREIDGTLSGGEMKRLEIATVLAKSHKLCIFDEPEAGIDLWSFSMLVQQFERIHKKKDQMLMLISHQERIIRMADRIMVIEDGTIKKIGPREEVLPTLLTDGAGCACMEQEM
- the yfcE gene encoding phosphodiesterase, with product MKILIASDIHGSAYYCRLLLERYREEKADKLLLLGDILYHGPRNDLPRDYAPKEVLAMLNEIKEEILCVRGNCDTEVDQMVLEFPILAEYCILYDEGRMIFATHGHQHNVKNPPMLKRGDILLHGHTHVPVLEEFGGKYYINPGSVSIPKENSPHSYMILENGSFTWKTVEEGEEYRYAGSKELNI
- a CDS encoding DUF47 domain-containing protein; translation: MSKKQDLFYFENFIECTELSCRAAHFLKETLTDFRSDEMEKNLDLLHAIEHEADEKKHQMTDKLAKAFITPIEREDIVSLSYNIDELTDKIEEVFIRIYINNIREIREDALKMLDLIIKCSEEVRCLLQEFADFRHSKKLKESIIQINFYEEQTDKAYIDSMRRLHTEENDVRDVIAWREIYTYLEKCADECEHIADVVESVVMKNS
- a CDS encoding inorganic phosphate transporter, producing the protein MEISFGYFWTGITGSPVLAVTILLTLGVIFVNGWTDAPNAIATCVATRCLRARTAIWMSAFFNFLGVFVMTQINSSVASTISNMVDFGNQTHEALIGLCAALLSIVIYSVGASCFGIPTSESHSLIAGLSGAAIAIHHGVEGINGAEWIKVIYGLVLSLALGFATGWIICRLITVLFRNMERSRANRFFGGAQIVGAAAMSFMHGAQDGQKFIGVLFLGIAFYNGSSSVSGMEIPVWLMLLCSIVMAMGTSVGGEKIIKSVGMDMVKLDRYQGFSADLAGALCLLYSSLFGIPVSTTHTKTSAIMGVGAVKRLSAINFNIVKEMMLTWVFTFPGCGLISFIMAKLFMVIL
- a CDS encoding potassium channel family protein yields the protein MKKRKTTATYGVIGLGRFGTALAVTLAQSDNEVIVIDREESTIREMRQYTEYAFVSDDLSMETLEEAGIQNCDVVIVCIGEKVDVSVLTTMSVIEMGVPRVIAKALSAEQGAVLKKLGAEVVYPERDMALRLGRRLLSGNFLEYVSLDDSVEIRQIRISGKLAGRSIEEIKLRQKHGLNIIAIERENKTIIEFEPEYRLDESDIIVVIGKVDNINNFERNI
- a CDS encoding TrkH family potassium uptake protein; this translates as MNNDSFFRRQPPGRLITAGFAAVILVGALLLCMPFSVRSGAEVSFIDALFTSTSAVCVTGLIAIDTADHFTAFGQGLVAVLIQIGGLGVSSVGVGLMLAAGKRVSIKSRLLVKEALNIDNYRGIVRLVKAVLFMTVSFEAVGALLSFLVFSRDYEPLHAAGISIFHSVAAFNNSGFDILGGLRNLIPYQENILLNFTTSFLILAGGLGFLVILDIGRHRRFKLLSFHSKIVIVTSAVLVAAGMFLLKWTEDISWLGAFFQSVSARTAGFSTYPIGTFSNAGLFVLCILMFIGASPGSTGGGIKTSTFFVMIQAARSACTKRNVSAFHREISQKNVSKACMITVLSITVVCIATFFMCILEPDCSFIQIFFEVVSAFGTVGLSTGITPELCTAGKLVIISVMFIGRLGAFTLLTMWISRPESAIRYSEESIAIG
- a CDS encoding heavy-metal-associated domain-containing protein, encoding MTNIIVIIILAVVIGSAVSYLIKAKRNGVKCVGCPAGGSCSAAKMKKKKLDGPVIGKKTIEITGMHCEHCAMSVTKALNQIDGVRADVSLSKGRAVISYDREVAEEVLKNTVEKAGYKVLGIS